The following are encoded together in the Pedobacter sp. D749 genome:
- a CDS encoding RNA polymerase sigma-70 factor: MAQGRIEDERKLIEKIVEGDEQAFSVLFFKYLPVLHIFAAKFTKSDDAAEEIIQDAFLRVWLNRDKLAEVDHVKAYLYKYVSNECLSYLRKKLKEDRVVDAFTAKQQNSHNNTVEAINLNEVTKIIAVAVDKLPDQRKNIYQLSRRDGKTIPEIAEILNISPNTVKNALVIALKSIRIHLDQHGIVFFFPIVFFFLRIK, encoded by the coding sequence ATGGCGCAAGGAAGGATAGAAGATGAACGTAAGCTTATAGAAAAAATCGTAGAGGGAGATGAGCAGGCCTTTTCTGTTTTATTCTTCAAATATCTTCCTGTACTCCATATTTTTGCTGCTAAGTTCACCAAGTCTGATGATGCTGCCGAAGAAATTATTCAGGATGCATTTTTAAGAGTCTGGCTTAATCGCGATAAATTAGCGGAAGTAGATCATGTTAAAGCCTATTTATATAAATATGTTTCTAATGAATGTTTAAGCTACCTGCGTAAAAAATTAAAAGAAGATAGGGTTGTTGATGCATTTACGGCTAAGCAACAAAATAGCCATAATAACACTGTGGAAGCTATTAATTTAAATGAGGTAACTAAGATTATTGCTGTTGCAGTTGATAAATTGCCTGATCAGCGAAAAAATATATACCAATTGAGTAGGCGCGATGGTAAAACTATCCCTGAAATAGCAGAAATACTTAATATTTCTCCTAATACAGTTAAAAATGCACTCGTAATTGCCTTAAAATCGATACGTATACACCTCGATCAACACGGAATTGTGTTCTTTTTTCCAATTGTTTTTTTCTTTTTGAGAATAAAATAG
- a CDS encoding DUF420 domain-containing protein yields the protein MENSPIEKKYNKWIIILSILIPVAVAFLFVVKLKDLGIDAPTLPFLPPIYATINGITAILLVIAVWAIKNGKIQLHQNLMKTAIGCSLLFLVMYIAYHMTTPSTKFGGDGAIKYAYFFILLTHILLSIAIIPLVLVTYVRALAERFDRHRKIARITFPLWLYVAITGVVVYLMISPYYQY from the coding sequence ATGGAAAATAGTCCGATTGAGAAAAAATATAATAAGTGGATCATTATTCTTTCAATTCTAATACCAGTAGCTGTAGCCTTTTTATTTGTAGTAAAGTTAAAAGATTTAGGTATTGATGCGCCAACCTTGCCTTTTTTACCACCAATATACGCTACCATAAATGGGATTACAGCTATACTATTAGTTATTGCTGTTTGGGCAATAAAAAATGGAAAGATACAATTGCACCAAAATTTAATGAAAACAGCTATAGGTTGTTCTTTATTGTTTTTAGTAATGTATATCGCATACCATATGACTACGCCCTCTACTAAGTTTGGGGGGGATGGTGCAATAAAATATGCTTACTTCTTTATTTTATTAACACATATCTTATTGTCAATTGCAATTATTCCTCTGGTTTTGGTTACCTACGTGAGGGCTTTAGCCGAGCGTTTTGATCGTCACAGAAAAATTGCACGGATAACATTTCCGTTATGGCTGTATGTTGCTATAACTGGTGTGGTAGTTTATCTAATGATTTCGCCATATTATCAATACTAG
- a CDS encoding SCO family protein: MKRNPIKKVIILVSILAIPGFLFFYLLPHFAKNRYKSLPIFGEKVVATTFHTVKGKKIPDTIYHLVPDFKLVNQHSDTVSWKSFENKIVVLNLFHAGAKKQQASKYIKQLSDGYEQKPLVKFVSLSVDPADIGLIKNFAANFKAKEGKWDFLAGDTAQTYPLIRQGLLLDVIANESDGKNSFIFSNKIVLIDNLHRIRGIYDADSAEANAKLEDEIKVLIAEYLRNVKDGR; encoded by the coding sequence ATGAAAAGAAACCCTATAAAAAAGGTAATAATCCTGGTAAGCATTTTAGCTATACCGGGATTTTTGTTTTTTTACTTATTGCCGCACTTCGCAAAAAACAGGTATAAGAGTTTACCCATCTTTGGTGAAAAGGTTGTTGCTACAACTTTTCATACTGTAAAGGGCAAGAAGATACCAGATACCATTTACCACCTGGTTCCTGATTTTAAACTCGTAAACCAGCATAGCGACACGGTGAGCTGGAAATCGTTTGAGAACAAGATTGTGGTATTAAATTTATTTCATGCCGGAGCGAAGAAACAGCAGGCAAGTAAATACATCAAACAACTATCTGATGGCTATGAACAGAAGCCCCTGGTTAAATTTGTAAGCCTATCTGTTGATCCGGCTGATATAGGTTTAATCAAAAATTTTGCAGCTAATTTTAAAGCAAAAGAAGGTAAGTGGGACTTTTTAGCTGGCGATACTGCACAAACCTATCCACTGATCAGGCAAGGCCTGTTACTTGATGTAATAGCAAATGAGTCCGATGGAAAGAACAGCTTTATATTTAGCAATAAGATAGTGCTGATTGATAATTTACACCGTATACGGGGTATTTATGATGCAGATAGTGCTGAAGCAAATGCTAAGCTGGAGGATGAAATAAAAGTACTTATTGCCGAATACCTAAGGAACGTTAAAGATGGTAGGTAG
- a CDS encoding cytochrome C oxidase subunit IV family protein, with product MSDHSHTTEGHEHGEHAGLDKAKIWKVAGILTLITAIEFIIALWAIPGHHIPQHVGNYIYIALTLVKAFYIVAYFMHLKYEKLGLQLALTVSFIFIGYFIVLMLIEGGFLNIHMMNH from the coding sequence ATGTCAGATCACTCACATACAACAGAAGGACACGAGCATGGAGAACATGCAGGATTGGATAAAGCTAAAATCTGGAAAGTAGCCGGTATTTTAACTTTAATTACTGCAATTGAGTTTATCATAGCACTATGGGCAATTCCTGGTCATCATATTCCTCAACATGTAGGTAACTATATTTATATTGCTTTAACACTTGTAAAGGCTTTTTATATTGTTGCTTACTTTATGCACTTAAAATATGAGAAATTAGGCTTGCAGCTTGCATTAACCGTTTCATTTATTTTTATTGGTTACTTTATTGTTTTAATGCTGATAGAAGGTGGGTTTTTAAACATCCACATGATGAACCATTAA
- a CDS encoding cytochrome c oxidase subunit 3, with product MNAVSQLDQVKTGPWNGGRSPWSVEYGKIMMWFFLLSDAFTFSSLLIYYGAQRFSKLTWPDPDLVFQSIPGIKDTGAPLVFVGIMTFILILSSVTMVMAVEAGHRRSKKEVIAWLIPTIVLGFMFLGCQALEWTHLHHEGFWWGTIPSAEELKHLFDGPVSLVAAQQFANLFFTITGFHGFHVFSGVMINVIILIMTINGTFEKRGHYLMVEKVGLYWHFVDLVWVFVFTFFYLV from the coding sequence ATGAATGCAGTATCACAATTAGATCAAGTTAAAACCGGACCATGGAATGGTGGTCGTTCTCCGTGGTCGGTAGAATATGGTAAAATCATGATGTGGTTTTTCCTATTATCAGATGCTTTTACCTTTTCATCTTTATTGATCTACTACGGCGCTCAGCGTTTTTCTAAATTAACATGGCCAGATCCGGATTTGGTTTTCCAATCTATCCCTGGTATTAAAGATACAGGTGCTCCACTAGTTTTTGTGGGTATCATGACTTTTATCCTGATTTTAAGCTCAGTAACTATGGTTATGGCTGTAGAGGCCGGACATCGTCGTTCTAAAAAAGAAGTAATTGCGTGGTTAATTCCTACAATTGTTTTAGGATTTATGTTCTTAGGCTGTCAGGCATTAGAGTGGACCCATTTACACCATGAAGGTTTCTGGTGGGGTACAATTCCATCTGCTGAAGAGTTAAAACATTTATTTGATGGGCCAGTTTCTTTGGTTGCTGCGCAACAATTTGCAAACTTATTCTTTACCATTACAGGTTTCCACGGTTTCCACGTATTTAGTGGGGTAATGATCAATGTGATTATTTTAATCATGACGATTAATGGAACTTTCGAAAAAAGAGGCCATTATTTAATGGTAGAAAAAGTTGGTTTATACTGGCACTTCGTAGATTTAGTTTGGGTGTTTGTATTTACATTCTTCTATTTGGTTTAA
- a CDS encoding cytochrome c oxidase subunit 3, translating into MEKMQDTFDPKPRKFIVWLFVVSSTIMFGGFTSYYLVFAASKGKGHGLVLPDAFIYSSLVIIASSITLVLASRALKKLNFSLQRNMLCITVILAIAFGVMQFNAWGSMVRTGATLVGNNAAISFIYVVSGMHLLHIIAGVGLIINALAGSYKSLPIAKVQYRMEIASIFWHFIDILWIYLYVFLLLNR; encoded by the coding sequence ATGGAAAAGATGCAGGATACGTTTGACCCTAAACCAAGGAAATTTATTGTTTGGTTATTTGTCGTATCGTCAACAATCATGTTTGGAGGCTTTACCAGTTATTATCTGGTATTTGCGGCTTCAAAAGGAAAGGGACACGGTTTGGTGTTGCCCGATGCCTTTATTTACTCTAGTTTGGTTATTATTGCAAGCAGCATCACTTTAGTGTTAGCTTCGCGAGCGTTAAAAAAACTAAATTTTAGCTTACAGCGCAACATGCTCTGTATTACCGTAATATTGGCCATCGCCTTTGGTGTAATGCAGTTTAATGCCTGGGGAAGTATGGTGAGAACCGGAGCTACCCTGGTAGGAAATAATGCTGCAATATCATTTATATATGTGGTATCCGGGATGCACCTTTTGCATATTATTGCTGGAGTAGGCCTTATTATTAATGCACTAGCTGGTAGCTACAAAAGCCTGCCCATTGCGAAAGTCCAGTACAGAATGGAAATTGCTTCTATTTTTTGGCATTTTATAGATATATTATGGATATATCTGTATGTTTTTTTACTTTTGAACCGTTAA
- the cyoE gene encoding heme o synthase — translation MKQYLSDFSKLIKFRLSFTVVFSASISFLIGQKMQVGRHLIPTINWGNWLILIAGGFLVTAAANCFNEIIEKDLDKLMSRTKDRPMPAGRMTTGQGLILGVFMAFLGTWLLGHLNLETGLLSVFSILLYAFAYTPLKRKSPIAVFVGAIPGALPPLIGYLAAFGSLKAEMFHEIDYYIAVILFLIQFVWQFPHFWAIAWVLDDDYKKAGFRLLPTKKRDKTSALLTFLSTLILIPVSLLPTIYGFGGYYIAGLSLVAGLIFSWLAFKLLMNRELIDAKKVMFCSFFYIPAVQLGLLLNFIAK, via the coding sequence TTGAAGCAATATCTTTCAGATTTTTCTAAGCTTATCAAATTCAGACTATCGTTTACGGTGGTGTTTTCGGCGTCGATCTCTTTTTTGATTGGGCAGAAAATGCAGGTGGGTAGACATCTTATTCCTACTATCAATTGGGGAAACTGGTTAATTTTAATAGCCGGCGGATTTTTGGTTACAGCAGCGGCAAACTGCTTTAACGAAATTATTGAGAAAGATTTAGATAAATTAATGTCGAGAACCAAAGACCGCCCGATGCCTGCTGGTAGGATGACAACCGGACAGGGACTGATTTTGGGGGTATTTATGGCTTTTCTAGGTACCTGGTTATTGGGTCATTTAAATCTTGAAACAGGTTTGTTATCTGTATTTTCAATTTTGCTATACGCTTTTGCCTATACACCGTTAAAGAGAAAATCGCCTATTGCTGTTTTTGTAGGAGCAATTCCAGGCGCATTGCCACCGCTTATTGGTTATTTAGCTGCTTTTGGTAGTTTAAAGGCAGAGATGTTCCACGAAATTGATTATTACATTGCTGTTATCTTATTTTTAATCCAGTTTGTATGGCAGTTTCCACACTTCTGGGCCATTGCCTGGGTGCTGGATGATGATTACAAAAAAGCTGGTTTTAGGCTACTACCAACAAAGAAAAGAGATAAAACATCAGCACTGCTTACTTTTTTAAGCACCTTGATTTTAATCCCGGTAAGTTTATTGCCAACCATTTATGGTTTTGGTGGTTATTACATTGCTGGCTTATCATTAGTAGCCGGGCTTATATTTAGCTGGCTGGCTTTTAAACTTTTAATGAACAGAGAACTGATCGACGCGAAGAAAGTGATGTTCTGTTCGTTTTTTTACATCCCGGCTGTACAGTTGGGCTTATTATTAAATTTTATAGCAAAATAA
- a CDS encoding heme A synthase — MVSRSEQRFIRINLITIIVTLLVILAGGIVRSTGSGMGCPDWPKCFDRYIPPTDVSQLPANYKEKYVAGRLKKNEKFARYLESMGKVALADSIRHDQSITVPEEFNPAKTWTEYLNRLAGVAAGIFLFLTAVYSFTYRKTAKRIILLSILNIFVVGYQAWLGSIVVSTNLAQWVVTVHMLLALVILAISIYTYNYAKQLNKAPSVIMYRILWLKGFLFFTLVVSIVQIVLGTDVREAVDVIAKSLAYSGKALWISKVGSVFSYHRDLAILVIITNGVVYKMVIDRFSGKAAPLLTARFILITLLVQLLSGLALAYIAFPPVAQALHILFSTLLFSLQFYLYLLVYRTSTYKQ; from the coding sequence ATGGTCAGCAGATCAGAACAACGTTTCATTCGAATTAATCTTATAACCATCATAGTTACACTATTGGTTATACTTGCCGGTGGTATTGTCCGCAGTACCGGATCAGGCATGGGATGCCCGGATTGGCCAAAATGTTTCGATCGTTACATTCCGCCAACTGATGTATCTCAGCTTCCTGCCAACTATAAAGAAAAATATGTTGCAGGCAGGTTAAAAAAGAATGAAAAGTTTGCCAGGTATTTAGAAAGTATGGGTAAAGTAGCCTTAGCTGATAGTATCAGGCACGATCAGAGCATTACTGTACCCGAAGAGTTTAATCCGGCTAAAACCTGGACGGAGTACTTAAACAGATTAGCTGGGGTAGCAGCTGGAATATTCCTGTTTTTAACAGCCGTTTATTCTTTTACTTACCGTAAAACAGCAAAACGGATTATTTTGCTAAGTATCCTGAACATTTTTGTAGTAGGTTATCAGGCTTGGTTAGGTTCCATAGTGGTATCAACCAATCTGGCACAATGGGTAGTAACGGTACACATGCTTTTAGCACTGGTTATTTTAGCGATATCTATATATACCTACAATTATGCGAAACAGCTGAATAAAGCACCTTCGGTAATTATGTATAGGATACTATGGCTGAAAGGGTTTTTGTTCTTTACATTGGTAGTCAGTATTGTTCAGATCGTTTTGGGTACTGATGTGAGGGAAGCTGTTGATGTAATTGCAAAGTCTCTGGCTTATAGTGGTAAAGCATTATGGATATCGAAAGTAGGAAGTGTTTTTTCTTATCACCGCGATTTGGCTATATTGGTAATAATCACCAATGGTGTGGTTTATAAAATGGTTATTGATCGTTTTAGTGGTAAAGCTGCTCCGTTGTTAACAGCCAGATTTATTTTAATTACGCTTTTAGTTCAGTTATTAAGTGGTTTAGCTTTAGCATACATTGCTTTCCCGCCGGTAGCGCAGGCATTACATATTTTGTTTTCTACGCTGCTATTTAGTTTACAGTTTTACCTGTACTTATTGGTTTACAGAACAAGTACATATAAACAATAA
- a CDS encoding cbb3-type cytochrome c oxidase subunit I, with protein MSTIALHDEHNHDHADHGHHKETLISKYIFSMDHKMIAKQFLITGIIMAVIAMGLSILFRIQLAWPDQNFPFLETFLGKWAAGGRIKPDFYLALVTIHGTIMVFFVLTAGLSGTFSNLLIPLQIGARDMASPFLNMLSYWFFFMACVIMMSSFFIQTGPASGGWTVYPPLSVVAKAMPGSGMGMTLWLISMVLFVASSLMGGINYVSTILNMRTKGMDLWKMPLTIWAFFLTAILGILSFPVLVAGVVLMVFDRSFGTSFYLSDIVMGTDILPNEGGSPILWQHLFWFLGHPEVYIVIMPALGISSEVISVNSRKPIFGYHAMVYSLIGITVLSFIVWGHHMFVTGMNPLLGGVFMITTLIIAVPSAVKTFNYLATLWRGNIRFTPAMLFAIGLVSFFISGGLTGIFLGNASLDINLHDTYFVVAHFHLVMGSAAIFGMLAGVYHWFPRMFGRMMNPKLGYLHFWLTFIAAYLVFFPLHFLGLDGVPRRYYAFTEFEFMKKWLTVNVFVTWAAIMAALAQVAFLFNFFYSIFKGKVAPQNPWESNTLEWTAPVEHLHGNWPGEIPTVYRWPYDYSKPGHDADFIPQTVPFSQTMSSNLPHDFEGNQEAEKIQQDWELANPVEENKG; from the coding sequence ATGTCAACAATAGCATTACACGACGAACACAATCACGATCACGCTGATCATGGGCATCATAAAGAGACTTTGATTTCAAAGTACATCTTTAGTATGGATCATAAAATGATTGCCAAGCAATTTTTGATTACCGGTATTATTATGGCGGTAATAGCAATGGGCTTATCCATTTTATTCCGTATTCAATTGGCATGGCCAGATCAAAACTTCCCTTTCTTAGAAACATTTTTAGGTAAATGGGCTGCAGGCGGTCGTATTAAACCAGATTTTTACCTGGCTTTGGTAACCATTCACGGTACCATTATGGTATTCTTTGTATTAACTGCCGGACTAAGTGGTACCTTTAGTAACTTATTGATCCCACTTCAGATCGGTGCAAGAGATATGGCTTCGCCATTCTTAAACATGCTTTCATACTGGTTCTTCTTTATGGCCTGTGTGATCATGATGTCATCATTCTTTATCCAAACAGGTCCTGCATCAGGTGGTTGGACAGTTTATCCACCGCTTTCTGTTGTTGCCAAGGCAATGCCAGGTTCAGGAATGGGTATGACTTTGTGGTTAATTAGTATGGTACTTTTCGTAGCATCATCTTTAATGGGTGGTATTAACTACGTAAGTACAATTTTAAACATGCGTACTAAAGGTATGGACCTTTGGAAAATGCCATTAACCATCTGGGCTTTCTTTTTAACCGCTATTTTAGGTATCTTATCATTCCCTGTTCTTGTGGCTGGAGTAGTGTTAATGGTATTTGACCGTAGTTTTGGTACAAGTTTCTACTTATCAGATATCGTAATGGGTACTGATATTTTGCCAAATGAAGGTGGTTCTCCAATTTTATGGCAACACTTATTCTGGTTCTTAGGTCACCCTGAGGTATATATTGTAATTATGCCTGCATTGGGTATCTCATCTGAAGTTATCTCTGTAAACTCACGTAAACCGATCTTCGGTTACCATGCAATGGTTTACTCGTTAATTGGTATTACCGTATTATCATTCATCGTTTGGGGTCACCACATGTTTGTAACCGGTATGAACCCATTGTTAGGTGGTGTGTTTATGATTACCACGTTGATCATTGCGGTACCATCAGCAGTAAAAACATTCAACTATCTGGCTACATTATGGCGTGGTAATATCCGTTTCACTCCGGCAATGTTATTTGCTATTGGTTTAGTTTCATTCTTTATCTCTGGTGGTTTAACCGGTATTTTCTTAGGAAATGCTTCGTTGGATATTAACTTACACGATACTTATTTTGTTGTTGCCCACTTCCACCTGGTAATGGGATCTGCAGCAATCTTTGGTATGCTTGCAGGTGTTTATCACTGGTTCCCAAGAATGTTCGGTAGAATGATGAACCCTAAATTGGGATATTTACACTTCTGGTTAACTTTTATTGCAGCTTACCTGGTATTCTTCCCGCTTCACTTCTTAGGTTTGGATGGTGTACCTCGTCGTTACTATGCATTTACTGAGTTCGAATTCATGAAGAAATGGTTAACTGTTAACGTTTTTGTAACATGGGCAGCTATTATGGCCGCACTTGCTCAGGTAGCGTTCTTGTTTAACTTCTTTTATTCAATCTTTAAAGGAAAAGTTGCACCTCAAAATCCATGGGAATCCAACACATTAGAATGGACTGCACCTGTTGAGCACTTACATGGTAACTGGCCAGGAGAAATCCCAACTGTTTACAGATGGCCATACGATTATAGCAAACCAGGACATGATGCGGACTTTATTCCTCAAACTGTTCCTTTCTCGCAAACCATGAGCTCTAATTTACCTCACGATTTTGAAGGAAATCAAGAAGCAGAAAAAATACAGCAAGATTGGGAACTAGCCAATCCTGTTGAAGAAAACAAAGGCTAG
- a CDS encoding cytochrome c oxidase subunit II — translation MSLRKFITNKTTAALAVLITAFANTSVFAQDAAAGAAAAPKVDMGEVYKSVIFYILVFLAVCLFIAIIGKAIKVYELSREAQGKPVGINWNGVHASLFALFLVIGLYGVYWEYTVHGSMLLPAAASEHGKKIDEMFNLTLIITTIVFVATHILLFGFSYIYKYSAKRKAYYYPHNNTIEKIWTIVPALVLTVLVLMGFLTWRSIFFKVEDPNHKPLQIEVTSEQFKWSIRYPGADGIVGNKNYKLTTASNTLGIDFKDINSRDDEMADEMVLPVGKPVKLILTSKDVIHSFYMPHFRVQLNTVPGMRVFFEFTPTKTTAEMQQETNDPNFNYLFLCAKICGAGHYNMQKVVRVVSEAEYKTWIAEQKTYLNDDLRKQFNLPVAPAPVKSVADSAAKDSAAVKTNQMALKK, via the coding sequence ATGAGTTTAAGAAAGTTTATAACGAATAAAACGACCGCAGCTTTAGCAGTATTGATTACTGCTTTTGCAAACACTAGCGTATTTGCGCAAGATGCAGCAGCAGGTGCTGCCGCGGCACCGAAGGTTGATATGGGCGAGGTTTATAAATCGGTAATATTTTATATTCTGGTTTTCCTTGCTGTATGCTTGTTCATTGCCATTATTGGTAAAGCAATAAAAGTATATGAGTTAAGCCGCGAAGCACAAGGTAAACCTGTTGGTATTAACTGGAACGGGGTACACGCAAGTTTATTTGCGTTGTTTTTAGTGATCGGTTTGTATGGTGTATATTGGGAATATACAGTGCATGGATCAATGTTACTTCCGGCTGCAGCATCTGAGCACGGAAAGAAAATTGATGAAATGTTTAATTTAACATTAATCATTACCACTATTGTATTTGTAGCTACACACATCTTATTATTCGGATTTTCTTATATCTATAAATACTCTGCTAAAAGAAAAGCTTACTACTACCCACACAATAATACAATCGAAAAAATCTGGACAATCGTTCCGGCTCTAGTATTAACCGTTTTGGTATTAATGGGTTTCTTAACCTGGAGATCTATTTTCTTTAAAGTTGAAGATCCAAACCACAAGCCATTACAAATTGAAGTTACTTCTGAGCAGTTTAAATGGTCTATCCGTTACCCGGGTGCTGATGGAATAGTTGGTAACAAAAATTACAAGTTAACTACAGCTAGCAATACATTGGGTATCGATTTTAAAGATATCAACTCTCGTGATGATGAAATGGCAGATGAGATGGTGCTGCCTGTAGGTAAACCAGTTAAACTTATTTTGACCAGTAAGGATGTAATTCACAGTTTTTATATGCCACACTTCAGGGTACAGTTAAACACCGTACCGGGTATGCGCGTTTTCTTTGAGTTTACGCCGACAAAAACTACTGCAGAAATGCAGCAAGAGACTAACGATCCTAACTTTAACTACCTTTTCTTATGTGCTAAAATTTGTGGTGCCGGTCACTACAATATGCAGAAAGTGGTACGGGTAGTTTCTGAGGCCGAGTACAAAACCTGGATTGCAGAGCAGAAAACATACTTAAACGACGATTTAAGAAAACAATTTAATTTGCCAGTGGCACCTGCACCTGTAAAATCAGTAGCAGATTCAGCAGCTAAAGATTCAGCAGCTGTGAAAACTAACCAAATGGCTTTAAAGAAATAA
- a CDS encoding quinol:cytochrome C oxidoreductase: MGTHNINFSEQFEFTGKVKTLSIVGIALGVAAVAFGFLSGIQERTFANLLLMGYYFACVCMSGMFFLAVQFVAQAGWSASILRVPQAMAKTLPIAAVILIAIVSAGLFMEHTIVEHGQSISVPYLYKHWATQGLAEKGSEHYDAIIAGKSVFLNKPFFLGRQLLFLGVYSIFAMMFVKFSYNEDLTGGLNSYRKSFKNACVFLVIYGFTTPIFAFDTIMSLEAHWFSTMFGWYNFAAMWVSSLATIAIIIILLRRAGYMQWVNNSHLHNLGQFIFGFSIFWTYVWFAQFLLIYYANMPEETVYFYKRFEYYKFWFFLNLAMNFLAPVLLLMDRDNKRTDAKLLFVSIVVLLGHWVDYYQMIMPGAVEEGHNGFGIVEIGTAIGFVGLFTFTVLTSLSKKPLIAKNHPLLQESLHHQL; the protein is encoded by the coding sequence ATGGGAACTCACAATATTAATTTTAGTGAACAGTTTGAGTTTACAGGTAAAGTAAAAACATTAAGTATAGTTGGTATCGCTTTAGGTGTTGCAGCTGTTGCTTTTGGTTTCTTAAGTGGCATTCAAGAGCGCACTTTCGCCAACCTGTTGCTTATGGGATATTACTTCGCATGCGTTTGTATGTCGGGAATGTTTTTCTTAGCTGTTCAATTTGTTGCTCAGGCAGGTTGGTCTGCATCAATTTTACGTGTACCGCAGGCAATGGCCAAAACATTGCCAATTGCAGCAGTCATACTTATTGCTATCGTATCTGCAGGTTTATTTATGGAGCATACAATTGTAGAACACGGACAAAGTATTAGCGTACCTTATCTTTATAAGCACTGGGCAACTCAGGGTTTAGCAGAAAAAGGTTCTGAACATTATGATGCGATTATTGCCGGTAAGTCTGTGTTTTTAAATAAGCCTTTCTTTTTAGGTCGTCAATTATTGTTTTTAGGTGTTTACAGTATTTTCGCAATGATGTTTGTTAAGTTTTCATATAATGAAGATTTAACTGGTGGCTTAAATTCATACAGAAAGAGCTTTAAAAATGCTTGTGTATTCCTGGTAATTTACGGTTTTACAACACCGATTTTTGCTTTCGATACCATCATGTCATTAGAAGCACACTGGTTCTCAACCATGTTTGGTTGGTATAACTTTGCCGCAATGTGGGTAAGCAGTTTAGCTACTATTGCTATTATCATTATCTTATTGAGAAGAGCAGGTTATATGCAATGGGTTAACAATAGCCACTTACACAATTTAGGTCAGTTTATTTTTGGTTTCTCTATCTTCTGGACTTATGTATGGTTTGCTCAATTCTTATTGATCTACTATGCAAACATGCCTGAGGAGACTGTATACTTCTACAAACGTTTTGAATATTATAAATTCTGGTTTTTCTTAAATCTGGCCATGAATTTCTTAGCGCCGGTATTATTGTTAATGGATAGAGATAACAAAAGGACGGATGCAAAATTATTATTCGTTTCTATCGTGGTATTATTAGGTCACTGGGTAGATTATTACCAAATGATTATGCCGGGTGCAGTAGAAGAAGGACATAATGGTTTCGGAATTGTAGAAATTGGTACTGCAATAGGTTTCGTAGGATTGTTTACCTTTACGGTTCTTACATCATTAAGTAAAAAACCTTTAATTGCAAAGAATCACCCATTATTACAAGAAAGTTTGCATCATCAACTATAG
- a CDS encoding cytochrome c encodes MKGSTLAMNKNKFVYTAFLAIAFAATFSACKDKRSTGLEYARNMYDPIAYNPDQPNKNFKDGKTAQLPPAHTKPVGFTEYDEYPNTKEGYEAAGVSMVNPLPVDTVNLAQGKHLFTVFCSPCHGEKGDGQGHLVKIEKFSGVPSYFSGSSSRGGDMKALTAGKIYHTITYGVNNMGSHASQISPTDRWKVVMYVQELQKQQ; translated from the coding sequence ATGAAAGGAAGTACATTAGCTATGAATAAGAATAAATTTGTTTACACGGCGTTTTTAGCTATCGCTTTTGCAGCTACCTTTTCTGCTTGTAAAGATAAACGCAGTACTGGTTTAGAATATGCCAGAAACATGTATGATCCGATTGCTTACAATCCGGATCAGCCGAACAAAAATTTTAAAGATGGTAAAACAGCTCAGTTGCCACCTGCACATACTAAACCGGTAGGTTTTACCGAATATGATGAGTATCCTAATACAAAAGAAGGTTACGAAGCAGCAGGAGTGAGCATGGTTAACCCTTTACCAGTAGATACTGTTAATTTAGCTCAGGGTAAACACTTATTTACCGTTTTCTGTAGTCCTTGCCACGGAGAAAAAGGCGATGGACAAGGACACTTGGTTAAAATTGAGAAATTTAGTGGTGTACCTTCGTACTTCTCAGGAAGTTCATCAAGAGGTGGAGATATGAAAGCACTTACTGCCGGTAAAATCTACCACACCATTACATACGGTGTAAATAATATGGGCTCGCATGCTTCGCAAATCTCACCAACAGATCGTTGGAAAGTGGTGATGTATGTTCAGGAATTACAAAAACAACAATAA